One window of the Leptospira broomii serovar Hurstbridge str. 5399 genome contains the following:
- the ald gene encoding alanine dehydrogenase, with product MKIGILKELKVAENRVCMTPAGAEILGHNGHEVLVEEGAGQESGFTDLEYSEHGSRIVRKREEIFKEADILLHVKEPQPSEYDLIRKDQILFTFLHLAASEELTKALIKTKSICFAYETVQKLDGSLPLLTPMSEIAGRMAAQEGAKYLEMTYGGNGVLLGGVPGVEPGVVVIMGAGVVGSNAAKIAAGLGARVYILDTNVERLRHLSEIMPKNCITVKSTPSEIRKLIRIADVVIGAVLLPGAKAPRLVTKDMLSTMKAGAVLLDVSIDQGGCFETSKPTTHENPTYIIDSIVHYSVANMPGAVPKTSTLALTNATLPYILEIANKGWRQAVLENHEISLGANIIQGNITYKAVSEAFGMDYVSVESMAK from the coding sequence ATGAAAATAGGAATTTTGAAAGAACTCAAAGTCGCCGAAAATCGAGTCTGCATGACGCCCGCGGGCGCGGAGATCCTTGGGCATAACGGACACGAGGTCCTCGTGGAGGAAGGAGCGGGGCAGGAAAGCGGTTTTACGGATTTGGAATATTCCGAGCACGGATCAAGGATCGTGCGAAAGAGGGAAGAGATTTTTAAGGAAGCGGATATTTTATTGCATGTGAAGGAGCCGCAGCCTTCCGAATACGATCTAATCAGAAAAGACCAAATATTATTTACGTTTTTGCATTTGGCCGCTTCCGAAGAACTGACAAAGGCCCTCATAAAAACTAAATCAATCTGTTTCGCCTACGAGACCGTTCAAAAGCTCGACGGTTCTCTTCCTTTACTTACCCCGATGAGTGAAATTGCGGGGAGGATGGCGGCTCAAGAAGGAGCAAAATATCTGGAAATGACTTACGGAGGAAACGGAGTTCTTCTTGGGGGTGTCCCGGGGGTGGAACCCGGCGTCGTAGTCATCATGGGAGCCGGGGTTGTCGGGTCCAATGCCGCTAAGATCGCAGCAGGATTGGGAGCGAGAGTTTATATATTGGATACGAATGTCGAGCGATTGCGTCATTTATCCGAAATCATGCCGAAGAATTGCATTACGGTAAAATCGACTCCTTCGGAAATTCGAAAGTTGATTCGAATTGCGGATGTGGTTATCGGAGCCGTTCTATTACCCGGTGCGAAGGCTCCGAGATTGGTCACGAAAGATATGCTTTCGACGATGAAAGCCGGAGCCGTGCTTCTGGACGTTTCTATAGACCAAGGCGGTTGTTTTGAAACTTCAAAGCCTACCACTCACGAGAACCCGACTTACATAATCGATTCCATCGTGCATTATTCCGTGGCGAACATGCCGGGCGCCGTCCCGAAAACATCCACGTTGGCTCTTACAAATGCCACACTCCCATATATATTAGAAATTGCGAATAAAGGATGGAGACAAGCCGTCCTTGAAAATCACGAAATATCGCTGGGAGCGAATATCATTCAAGGAAATATTACTTACAAAGCCGTTTCCGAAGCGTTCGGAATGGATTACGTTTCCGTCGAATCGATGGCAAAATAG
- a CDS encoding SRPBCC family protein: protein MDTRSIIKEFRYEYPLEKVWSAVTVNEELIHWLADKVTGRPKIGAAFSWTWNLGPEGEVTSNGIYKKIVPFQELVLEWQDHPAGAIELKLEFQRDGETATILRLTNSGYPAGEKFEHWIEAASEGWDEESMHLLEYLSRN from the coding sequence ATGGATACAAGAAGCATAATTAAGGAATTCCGATACGAATATCCTTTAGAGAAAGTTTGGAGTGCCGTTACAGTGAACGAAGAACTCATTCATTGGCTTGCCGATAAGGTGACGGGTCGACCCAAGATAGGCGCTGCGTTTTCCTGGACTTGGAATTTAGGTCCGGAAGGGGAGGTGACGTCTAACGGTATATACAAAAAAATCGTTCCGTTCCAAGAATTAGTTTTGGAATGGCAGGATCATCCCGCGGGCGCAATCGAGTTGAAACTGGAATTTCAGCGCGATGGCGAAACTGCGACCATTCTTCGCTTAACGAATTCCGGATATCCTGCAGGGGAAAAATTCGAACACTGGATCGAAGCTGCCTCCGAAGGATGGGACGAGGAAAGTATGCATTTGCTGGAGTATTTGAGCCGCAACTGA
- a CDS encoding Crp/Fnr family transcriptional regulator translates to MNKIAVQAGQVIFREGENNNAMYIVLSGTVEIFFTHKNTATRLALMKKGDFFGEMALFRAKPRTATARAVLATELAAIESKQQLEKYLLSNPEFAAKMVRILADRLANTNELLISKLNEITTKEIEYQIQD, encoded by the coding sequence ATGAATAAAATCGCCGTGCAAGCAGGACAAGTGATCTTTCGGGAAGGAGAAAACAACAATGCGATGTATATCGTACTCTCCGGTACGGTAGAAATTTTCTTTACGCACAAAAACACAGCAACTCGGCTAGCGCTTATGAAAAAAGGGGATTTTTTCGGGGAGATGGCTTTGTTCCGTGCCAAGCCGCGGACAGCTACTGCGAGAGCAGTTTTAGCCACTGAATTAGCCGCTATCGAGAGTAAACAGCAATTGGAAAAGTATCTTCTTTCAAATCCGGAATTTGCCGCTAAAATGGTGCGTATTCTGGCGGATCGCTTGGCGAACACGAACGAGCTTTTAATCTCGAAACTAAACGAAATTACTACTAAAGAAATAGAGTACCAAATCCAGGATTGA
- a CDS encoding AAA family ATPase — MEPKSLPMENNSLTEADLVFAKDTLDKIRDELSREITGQDAVVRSLLLSLTCQGHVLLEGMPGLAKTLLAKSLSAALDLDFKRVQFTPDLLPADLVGTVVFNPKDGDFRTRKGPIFTGILLADEINRAPAKVQSALLECMEERTVTIGENTFPLERPFLVLATENPIDQDGTYPLPEAQTDRFFMKVLVDYPAMNEELAILDQHGRLSPGERRIRKVAGSREILKLSSLVDKVHIEPKLKSYIVRLVRNTRPEEKTIPDLLPYVKHGASPRASLSLLKAAKARALWEGRDYVIPEDVKASLPEILRHRILLTFEAISEEVGIESVIQTVSEATQVL; from the coding sequence ATGGAGCCAAAATCCCTGCCAATGGAAAATAATTCCTTAACCGAAGCGGACTTAGTTTTTGCGAAAGACACGCTGGATAAAATTCGAGACGAGCTTTCGCGCGAGATCACAGGACAAGATGCGGTCGTCCGCAGTTTACTGCTTTCTCTAACCTGTCAAGGCCATGTGCTCTTGGAGGGGATGCCCGGTCTTGCAAAGACGCTCTTGGCCAAATCCTTGTCCGCCGCCTTGGACTTGGATTTTAAGAGAGTGCAATTCACTCCGGACTTGCTTCCGGCCGATCTAGTGGGTACAGTAGTATTCAATCCGAAAGACGGGGATTTTAGAACCCGAAAGGGCCCGATCTTTACCGGGATTCTCTTAGCGGACGAGATTAACCGAGCACCCGCGAAAGTACAATCGGCCTTATTGGAATGTATGGAAGAACGGACCGTAACGATCGGAGAAAATACGTTTCCATTAGAGCGCCCTTTTCTAGTTCTCGCTACGGAAAATCCGATCGATCAGGACGGAACCTATCCGTTGCCGGAAGCTCAGACGGATCGATTCTTCATGAAGGTTCTTGTGGATTATCCCGCGATGAACGAAGAGCTGGCTATCTTGGACCAACATGGTCGCTTATCACCAGGTGAAAGACGAATTCGGAAAGTTGCCGGTTCTCGCGAAATTCTTAAACTCTCCTCTTTAGTCGATAAAGTTCATATAGAGCCGAAATTAAAAAGTTATATCGTAAGATTGGTTCGTAATACCCGTCCTGAGGAAAAAACGATTCCCGATCTGCTTCCATACGTAAAACACGGAGCGTCTCCGAGGGCTAGTCTCAGTTTATTAAAGGCTGCAAAGGCACGCGCACTTTGGGAAGGCCGTGATTACGTAATTCCGGAGGATGTGAAGGCGTCTTTGCCTGAGATTCTTCGCCATAGAATTCTTCTCACATTCGAAGCCATTTCCGAAGAGGTCGGAATCGAGTCCGTGATCCAAACGGTTTCGGAGGCCACCCAGGTCTTATAA
- a CDS encoding DUF1574 domain-containing protein yields MSERKIESEEIQNFLTKPYLFYPVLLFLFIFLVDKLFFLEKVRDYLKTEFTYIYYDVKQDLLKELIREYGNQAREKPKKKLVVLMGSSRMLYFKNQEILDFYPDWDVYNFSSAVTTPAYYLYFLERMTEAGVKPDFLVMEADPFQFNANSTTFKKSNLANSFDLRFILSHAWDLGRENVNYYLGNTFFGVSKNKPYLSNVVNRLTNQKFEMAELIKKMTIDSLYKDKGNAFSPAGAFVERDFGKLEDSSIRTIGWIYPKYAPSEMQFKFYENILSLVRENRIPTLVVRPEVSLPLEKLLDELKIPAPWWERILPINKSYGIPFIDMAEAKDYDCNAFADSGHMAIDCYRPFLRFIRLHDPNSSQ; encoded by the coding sequence GTGTCCGAACGGAAGATTGAATCCGAGGAAATCCAGAATTTTCTCACGAAACCGTATCTATTCTATCCCGTACTCCTTTTTCTTTTCATATTCTTAGTGGATAAGCTTTTCTTTTTGGAAAAGGTCCGGGATTACCTTAAAACCGAATTCACATATATTTACTACGACGTTAAACAGGATCTATTAAAAGAACTGATCCGCGAATACGGGAATCAAGCCCGCGAAAAACCTAAGAAGAAGCTAGTCGTGCTGATGGGTTCTTCCCGGATGCTTTATTTTAAAAACCAGGAAATTTTGGATTTTTATCCGGACTGGGACGTTTACAATTTTTCTTCGGCGGTAACGACTCCCGCTTATTATCTGTATTTTTTGGAGAGAATGACGGAGGCCGGCGTTAAGCCCGACTTTCTAGTAATGGAAGCGGACCCTTTCCAGTTTAATGCGAATAGCACTACATTCAAAAAATCGAATCTTGCCAATAGCTTCGACCTGAGATTTATTCTGTCTCACGCCTGGGACCTAGGCCGAGAAAACGTAAATTATTATCTCGGAAATACTTTCTTCGGTGTGAGTAAAAACAAGCCCTATCTCTCTAATGTAGTGAATCGGCTTACGAATCAAAAGTTCGAAATGGCCGAGCTTATTAAGAAAATGACGATCGATTCCTTGTACAAGGACAAGGGGAACGCTTTTTCTCCTGCGGGAGCTTTTGTGGAGCGGGATTTCGGAAAGTTGGAGGATAGCTCCATCCGTACGATCGGCTGGATTTACCCGAAGTATGCTCCGTCCGAAATGCAATTTAAGTTTTATGAGAATATTCTTTCTCTCGTAAGAGAAAATCGAATCCCCACACTTGTCGTTCGTCCTGAAGTGTCCCTTCCTTTGGAAAAACTTTTAGACGAACTAAAAATTCCGGCCCCTTGGTGGGAAAGAATTCTGCCGATCAATAAGTCCTACGGAATTCCTTTTATCGATATGGCGGAGGCCAAAGATTACGATTGCAACGCATTTGCGGACAGCGGTCACATGGCCATCGATTGCTATCGTCCTTTTTTGAGATTTATTCGATTGCATGATCCGAATTCGTCTCAATAA
- a CDS encoding NAD(P)/FAD-dependent oxidoreductase, translated as MPLNRKSKKKVVVIGAGFGGLQAIKKLSRDEDLDITVIDKKNHHLFQPLLYQVATAVLSPADIAIPTRSLVGDKENVTVYLGEVDKVDLKERKVYFQDHSENYDFLILAAGARTSYFGNDHWKKYTTGLKNLKDALEIRTKLLLSFERAELEENKEIAKSLLNYVIIGGGPTGVELAGSIAELSHEIVRNEFHTIDPALSKITLIEASPRLLMAFHPNLSEFAKTRLEKRGVEVLVGTKVINIDEEGVHLDGCTIRSSNIIWAAGVQANAISQALGVPLDRTGRVMVDEYCNIEGHPEVFVIGDIANFTKNLERPLPGVSPVAMQQGRYAASLIFGDLKGKKRSIFKYVDKGSMATIGRQDAVAQVGLWRLKGFFGWAAWLFVHLFYQVGFKNKVSILITWFWSYLTFRAEARLIQDEVGSDGISNPTAKEKRS; from the coding sequence ATGCCCCTTAATAGAAAGTCAAAAAAGAAAGTAGTCGTTATCGGAGCCGGATTCGGAGGCTTACAGGCCATAAAAAAACTTTCCAGAGATGAAGATCTGGATATCACAGTAATCGATAAAAAAAACCACCATTTATTTCAACCGTTGCTTTATCAGGTTGCGACCGCGGTTTTAAGTCCAGCCGATATCGCAATTCCGACGCGCTCCTTGGTCGGAGATAAGGAAAACGTTACCGTCTATCTAGGAGAGGTCGACAAAGTCGATCTTAAAGAGCGAAAAGTTTATTTCCAGGATCATTCAGAAAATTATGATTTTCTGATACTTGCCGCAGGCGCCCGCACTAGCTACTTCGGAAACGATCATTGGAAAAAATATACCACCGGCTTGAAAAACCTAAAGGACGCGCTTGAGATTCGGACAAAATTGCTTCTTTCCTTCGAGCGTGCGGAATTGGAAGAGAATAAGGAGATCGCTAAGTCTCTACTCAATTACGTAATCATCGGCGGCGGCCCGACCGGTGTGGAACTTGCAGGATCCATTGCCGAACTATCCCACGAGATAGTTCGAAACGAGTTTCATACGATAGACCCGGCATTATCTAAAATTACCTTAATCGAAGCTTCACCCAGGTTGTTGATGGCGTTCCATCCGAATCTGAGCGAGTTCGCCAAGACCCGCTTAGAAAAGAGGGGAGTGGAAGTTCTAGTTGGGACGAAAGTGATTAATATTGACGAGGAAGGCGTTCATTTGGACGGGTGTACGATTCGTTCTTCGAATATCATTTGGGCTGCCGGTGTTCAAGCGAACGCGATCAGTCAAGCGTTAGGAGTTCCGTTGGATCGGACCGGGCGCGTGATGGTGGACGAATACTGTAATATCGAGGGCCATCCGGAAGTATTCGTTATAGGCGATATCGCCAATTTTACCAAAAATTTGGAGAGACCTTTGCCGGGAGTCTCTCCCGTTGCGATGCAGCAGGGACGTTATGCGGCTTCCTTGATCTTCGGGGATTTGAAAGGTAAGAAACGATCTATCTTTAAATATGTTGATAAGGGAAGTATGGCTACCATCGGCAGACAGGACGCGGTCGCACAAGTCGGGCTTTGGAGATTGAAAGGCTTTTTCGGATGGGCAGCTTGGTTGTTCGTGCATTTATTTTATCAAGTCGGTTTTAAAAATAAGGTCTCAATATTAATTACTTGGTTTTGGTCCTATCTCACTTTCCGAGCGGAAGCGAGGCTGATCCAAGACGAAGTTGGTTCAGACGGGATTTCCAACCCGACTGCGAAAGAGAAGAGATCGTAA
- a CDS encoding LIC20036 family protein, translating to MNETKPKFEISGPKAIALGFLFTASIFFLLGYWSKGCGSIGRQAKVTYSGSFTEGTLISLDEKRLVLKDPDFTIPLETIEKIEFLEDAQSLKAGQVPLSDAEKSFIGTYKLQVGMHKGVLVLFPRKTGGIGGTMRFSNWGKGVNESLGQIKVTGKSIRYIRSCTGARCSEIGSNVPFNQTYMGELEGKKIQGAYQGTNSSGRWTAER from the coding sequence ATGAACGAAACAAAACCTAAGTTTGAAATTTCGGGTCCCAAGGCAATTGCCTTGGGATTTCTATTTACCGCATCGATTTTCTTTTTGCTCGGCTATTGGAGTAAAGGCTGCGGTTCCATCGGCCGTCAGGCGAAAGTTACATACAGCGGATCTTTTACGGAAGGGACGCTGATTTCCTTGGATGAAAAGAGACTAGTCTTAAAAGACCCGGACTTTACTATCCCTTTGGAAACGATCGAAAAGATCGAATTTTTGGAAGACGCCCAATCCTTAAAAGCCGGCCAAGTTCCGTTAAGCGACGCGGAAAAAAGCTTTATCGGTACTTATAAGCTTCAAGTGGGAATGCACAAGGGTGTGCTGGTTTTATTCCCGAGAAAGACGGGAGGGATCGGAGGTACTATGCGTTTTTCCAATTGGGGGAAAGGTGTAAACGAGTCCTTAGGTCAAATTAAAGTGACCGGAAAATCCATTCGATATATTAGATCCTGCACGGGGGCTCGCTGTTCGGAGATAGGCAGTAACGTTCCGTTTAACCAAACGTATATGGGAGAGCTCGAGGGCAAAAAAATCCAGGGAGCCTACCAAGGCACCAATAGTTCTGGTCGCTGGACTGCGGAACGTTAA
- a CDS encoding SDR family NAD(P)-dependent oxidoreductase has translation MQTDAWKGKTIVITGGSSGIGASLLELLSKIPCKIINLSRTEPELIKKVAKGHERRAAELFHIPVDLSSEKEINKAASKLAKITDGIDVLFNNAGITAHSRFDQTQMEAFRKAFEVNFFGPVLLTLRLLPYIKKKKGTVLATSTVSGLYGIPGRSAYSSSKAALHAVMESARIELGEEGLRFIIFCPPYTKTNLRANGLDGDGNRLGESHYQGKSKSPTEVARKMISAVENPKSKLVIMDRSGFFLKWMRNISPSFLEKVLFKKLYKDFH, from the coding sequence ATGCAGACGGATGCCTGGAAAGGCAAAACAATCGTGATTACGGGAGGATCTTCGGGGATCGGAGCTTCTCTCCTGGAATTGCTATCTAAAATTCCGTGCAAAATCATTAATCTTTCGCGTACCGAACCTGAGCTAATCAAAAAGGTTGCAAAAGGGCATGAGCGTCGTGCTGCGGAACTCTTTCACATTCCGGTGGATCTCAGTTCCGAAAAAGAAATCAACAAAGCAGCGAGTAAGCTTGCAAAGATAACCGACGGAATCGACGTACTATTTAATAACGCCGGCATAACCGCTCATTCACGATTTGATCAAACTCAAATGGAAGCATTTCGTAAAGCTTTCGAAGTTAATTTTTTCGGACCGGTGCTTTTGACTCTTCGATTGTTGCCGTATATTAAAAAAAAGAAGGGAACAGTCCTTGCCACATCTACGGTGAGCGGGTTATACGGAATTCCCGGGAGAAGCGCATATTCTTCTTCTAAAGCGGCGTTGCACGCAGTGATGGAATCTGCTCGGATCGAATTAGGGGAAGAAGGATTAAGGTTTATCATTTTCTGCCCTCCTTATACTAAAACGAATTTAAGAGCGAACGGTTTGGACGGCGATGGCAATCGTCTGGGCGAATCTCATTATCAAGGGAAGAGTAAATCTCCGACAGAAGTTGCGCGTAAGATGATCTCTGCGGTGGAAAATCCTAAATCAAAGTTGGTGATCATGGATAGAAGCGGATTTTTTTTAAAGTGGATGAGAAATATTTCTCCCTCTTTTTTAGAGAAAGTATTGTTTAAGAAGTTATATAAAGATTTCCATTGA
- a CDS encoding low molecular weight protein-tyrosine-phosphatase: MASSEELGFENKIRVLFVCLGNICRSPAAEGMFQNLVQRRGMREFFEIDSCGTSQYHIGELPDLRTRQTARKRGVELTHRARQFRKSDFEDFDFVLAMDRSNLRDLLSLTSGDEDRKKVHLFRKFQKGEVRDLEVPDPYYGTLKDFEEVLNIVSEASEGFLEFILDKNGAKNAP; this comes from the coding sequence ATGGCGTCTTCAGAAGAACTGGGCTTTGAAAATAAAATTCGGGTTTTATTCGTATGTCTAGGAAATATCTGCCGTTCTCCTGCGGCTGAAGGAATGTTCCAAAATTTGGTCCAAAGGAGGGGAATGCGGGAATTCTTTGAAATCGATTCCTGTGGGACGTCGCAATATCATATCGGCGAATTGCCGGATTTGAGGACCCGCCAGACGGCAAGAAAGCGAGGGGTCGAACTTACTCATCGAGCAAGACAGTTTAGGAAATCCGATTTCGAGGATTTTGATTTTGTTTTAGCTATGGATCGATCTAACCTTAGAGATTTATTAAGCTTAACCTCCGGAGATGAGGACAGAAAGAAGGTTCATCTTTTTCGTAAATTTCAAAAAGGGGAAGTAAGAGATCTTGAAGTGCCGGATCCATATTATGGAACTTTAAAAGACTTCGAAGAAGTCTTGAATATCGTTTCGGAGGCCTCCGAAGGGTTTCTGGAATTTATCTTGGATAAAAACGGAGCGAAGAATGCCCCTTAA
- a CDS encoding LIC20035 family adhesin, with protein sequence MKRIVILFFAAAILARCSSLNIAENKGKDQEFQILDPNLRVEKFKETFNLKAEGPVTLDCSGKPCTPDLVSALTPDQIKKLKRNGTWKEYAEKEDANKKKFSVLARVGDYKDDKREGIWKTLYETGETLRETSYVASLKEGEEKKLTKDGTQTESTAYKADKKNGPYWSKSDKGFLLEEGTYADDKKVGTWKEYYAEDGAKKSVTDYKNGQKSGHEINYQKDGNTLSSEGNYTEDLKIGNWKNYYDNGQVQADGAYAPKGTGADRKSLRTGPWKEYYKNGKVFAEGQRDHTRKGDWKFYWSNGNIAYKGAMSNEFMMSSAEAYDKEGQIIGKGKMSFSILLIDDKNDELNAKFRPDLPFTYYKNGKKSFDIIDENKAVEYDESGTKLGEGPIMVGTNAKNGCWSTPQGKKYFINGKENSKMGEMQNCK encoded by the coding sequence ATGAAACGTATTGTAATTCTCTTTTTCGCCGCGGCGATTCTCGCTCGGTGCTCTTCACTTAACATTGCGGAAAATAAAGGCAAAGACCAGGAGTTCCAGATTTTGGATCCGAATCTGCGAGTAGAAAAGTTTAAAGAAACATTCAACTTAAAAGCCGAAGGCCCCGTTACTCTCGATTGTTCCGGCAAGCCCTGCACGCCTGATCTGGTCTCGGCCTTGACTCCGGATCAGATTAAGAAACTGAAACGAAACGGGACTTGGAAAGAATACGCGGAGAAGGAAGACGCAAATAAAAAGAAATTCAGCGTGCTCGCTCGCGTAGGCGACTATAAGGACGATAAGCGGGAAGGAATTTGGAAAACTCTCTACGAAACCGGGGAAACATTGCGGGAAACCTCTTACGTTGCCAGTTTAAAAGAGGGAGAAGAAAAGAAGCTGACGAAAGACGGTACTCAAACCGAAAGCACGGCGTACAAAGCCGATAAGAAGAACGGACCATACTGGTCTAAATCGGATAAAGGATTTCTTTTAGAAGAGGGCACGTACGCCGACGATAAGAAGGTAGGCACCTGGAAGGAGTATTATGCGGAAGACGGGGCTAAAAAGTCCGTGACGGATTACAAGAATGGACAAAAGAGCGGCCACGAAATCAATTATCAAAAGGACGGTAACACTCTCTCTTCCGAAGGTAATTATACCGAAGATTTGAAGATCGGTAATTGGAAGAATTATTACGACAACGGACAAGTTCAGGCGGACGGTGCCTATGCGCCGAAGGGCACTGGCGCGGATAGAAAATCGCTTAGAACAGGTCCTTGGAAAGAATATTACAAAAATGGAAAGGTTTTTGCGGAAGGCCAGAGGGATCATACTCGCAAAGGCGATTGGAAATTCTATTGGAGTAACGGAAACATCGCGTACAAAGGAGCGATGTCGAACGAATTCATGATGTCTTCTGCCGAAGCATACGATAAAGAAGGCCAAATTATTGGGAAAGGAAAGATGAGTTTTTCCATCCTTCTCATCGACGATAAGAACGACGAATTGAACGCGAAGTTTCGCCCGGATCTTCCGTTTACATATTATAAAAACGGCAAGAAGAGTTTCGATATCATTGATGAAAATAAGGCCGTCGAATATGATGAGTCAGGAACTAAATTGGGAGAAGGGCCTATCATGGTCGGGACAAATGCCAAGAACGGATGTTGGTCCACTCCCCAAGGAAAGAAATACTTCATCAACGGAAAGGAAAATTCCAAAATGGGAGAAATGCAGAATTGTAAATAA
- a CDS encoding SDR family NAD(P)-dependent oxidoreductase, translating into MSESRTRKKVIITGASSGIGRELALLYGKSGHDLAITSRRKKALDDLAKEIKAWSSGGKVVVKALDVSDSEQNFKVLPTLVKELGGVDLFIANAGISTTSSFGEKSFQADKKVIETNLIGLMAGASALIGTFKKQKSGQIVGISSVASFRGLPGSSSYCASKAGVSIYLEALRGEVRKYGIKVTVIHPGFIDTPINQQMESRPFVIPVSIGAQKIYNRIESGARSATVPWFPWAPVGVLMKIVPEFLWEKIGYK; encoded by the coding sequence ATGTCGGAAAGCCGTACTCGTAAAAAAGTTATTATTACCGGAGCAAGTTCCGGTATCGGGCGTGAACTGGCTCTTCTTTACGGAAAATCGGGGCACGATTTGGCTATAACCTCTCGCAGAAAGAAAGCTTTGGACGATCTTGCGAAGGAAATTAAAGCCTGGAGTTCGGGCGGCAAGGTCGTTGTTAAGGCGCTTGACGTATCCGACTCGGAACAGAACTTCAAGGTCCTGCCGACTTTGGTCAAAGAGCTGGGCGGCGTGGATCTTTTTATCGCTAATGCAGGCATTTCAACGACGTCCTCTTTCGGCGAGAAAAGCTTTCAGGCCGACAAGAAAGTCATCGAAACGAATCTGATCGGCTTAATGGCCGGGGCTTCGGCGCTGATCGGTACTTTTAAAAAACAGAAGAGCGGCCAGATCGTAGGGATCTCATCGGTAGCGTCTTTCAGAGGATTGCCCGGGTCTTCCAGCTACTGCGCATCCAAGGCGGGAGTTTCCATTTATTTGGAAGCGTTACGCGGAGAAGTCAGAAAATACGGAATCAAAGTGACCGTGATTCATCCGGGCTTTATCGATACGCCCATCAATCAACAAATGGAATCTAGGCCCTTTGTGATTCCGGTCTCGATAGGCGCACAAAAAATTTATAATAGAATCGAGTCAGGCGCCCGTTCGGCAACGGTGCCTTGGTTTCCATGGGCGCCGGTAGGTGTGTTAATGAAGATTGTACCTGAATTTCTCTGGGAGAAAATCGGATATAAATAG
- a CDS encoding GGDEF domain-containing protein, with protein sequence MRNSEDEINSKDQEIERLKKLVELYERISKLGEQELKEAENILNAQENAASLARTELLEMRDRFKGLGPLSSERKSAILEIVNDKQTPLSGLASKFEEMGRKHDFFYSDFFRIVANLDLPESEARVLWKEIYSHAEDISRKLGRSMNFVVALLDYIYLKNRLIENPKIVDMYSFEEIILNAVIDEGTGIYNRRYFNLVLNKEITRSKRYKRSFCLFLFDLDDFKKINDSKGHAFGDDILKLVAGTLMYSFRTEDISCRVGGEEFAVILPETTRENSSVAIERFRTYLRNSSKNDFGIEVTVSGGVSEYPADTEESNRLYSIADSRLYEAKAAGKNRITY encoded by the coding sequence ATGCGAAATTCAGAAGATGAAATAAACTCGAAAGACCAAGAGATCGAACGACTCAAAAAGCTTGTCGAGTTATACGAACGAATCTCCAAGCTCGGCGAGCAAGAGCTCAAGGAAGCCGAGAATATTCTAAACGCGCAGGAAAACGCGGCGAGCCTCGCTAGGACCGAACTCCTGGAAATGCGGGATCGATTTAAAGGCCTCGGCCCGCTTTCTTCGGAACGCAAATCGGCTATCCTGGAAATCGTAAACGACAAGCAAACTCCATTATCCGGATTGGCGAGTAAATTCGAGGAAATGGGGAGGAAGCACGATTTCTTCTATTCCGATTTCTTTAGAATCGTCGCAAACTTAGATCTACCCGAATCGGAAGCCCGCGTTTTATGGAAGGAAATTTATTCCCATGCGGAAGATATCAGCCGCAAGTTAGGGCGAAGTATGAATTTCGTTGTAGCCTTGCTCGATTATATTTATCTCAAAAATCGCCTCATCGAGAATCCCAAAATCGTGGACATGTATTCCTTCGAGGAAATCATCCTAAACGCGGTGATCGACGAAGGCACGGGCATTTACAATCGACGTTACTTTAATCTCGTCCTAAATAAGGAAATAACTCGAAGTAAACGCTACAAACGTAGTTTTTGTCTTTTTCTATTCGACCTCGATGATTTTAAAAAGATCAACGATTCGAAAGGTCATGCATTTGGAGACGATATCCTAAAGCTTGTTGCGGGAACCCTTATGTATTCGTTCCGGACGGAGGATATCAGTTGTAGGGTCGGAGGTGAGGAGTTTGCAGTCATCCTTCCCGAAACGACTCGGGAAAATTCCAGCGTTGCTATAGAAAGGTTCAGAACTTATCTTCGAAATTCTTCCAAAAATGATTTCGGGATAGAAGTCACCGTCTCCGGGGGCGTATCGGAATACCCCGCAGATACGGAAGAAAGCAATCGACTTTACTCGATTGCCGACTCTCGATTGTACGAAGCGAAGGCCGCCGGCAAAAACCGAATCACTTACTAG